The sequence below is a genomic window from Aureispira sp. CCB-E.
GCTACGCCTAACTCTAGCCGTAGCGGAAATGCTTATACCGTACACATGGACTATATTGAGGTTCCTGTGTTGTTTTACTACAAAGATTGGCAAGCTACAGATGCTAAAAATAGAAATTATATGCGTGTGATGATTGGTGGGGGTTTTTCTTATAGCCAATTGCTAAATTTGGGTATTCAAAATAGCTCTGGCTTACAGAACAACAGTTTTTCTAAAAGTGATTTTATGTTTATGTTGGATGCCAACTTTTTCCTACATAGAAACTGGGGTATTAATGTGAGATGGGCAAGGTCTTTGGCTTCTATTTACAATGATAACCCTGCTGGCAATCGCCCTGATTATGTTATTAATCGCTCAATTATTATTCGATTAGTATTCAAATTTTAGAATAGCATATGCCTCCAATAAGAAAGTCGCCTTAAACCAAGTGTTTAAGGCAACTTTTTTTATTCTTCTACTTCAGCATTAGCTTGTCTAACTTCCGCTTTCATTTGAGAGAAGAACCTTAATTATAAGGTATTATTTCTAAATTAGGTGATATATGTAAAATTACAAATTCATTGCCTAAAGGTGTTTCTTTTGAAAACCATTTAGGATAATCACCTCTTAATCTAAGAGAAGCTCTACGATGTACACGAACTCCATTATTGACAATACCTTCTATTCTAAAAGGTCCTTTTTTCCTATTTGTATTTTTATCCAAAAAGTATACAAGTGTAACTTCTGCTTTCATTTGAGGGAAGAACAAAACTTCTTGGATAGAGCTATTATTGGTCATCATCATTACCAAACGATCAATGCCAATTCCCAATCCAGATGTTGGAGGCATACCATATTCTAGAGCTCTCAAGAAATCTTCATCAATAACCATCGCTTCGTCATCACCACGTTCAGCCAATGCCAGCTGGTCAACAAAGCGCTCTCTTTGATCAATAGGATCGTTTAACTCCGAATAAGCATTGGCAACTTCTTTTCCGTTGATAAACAACTCAAAGCGCTCTACCAAACCTTCTTTGCTGCGATGTTTTTTAGCCAAAGGAGTCATTTCAATAGGATAATCTGTAATGTAGGTTGGCTGAATTAACTTCGCTTCTACCTTTTCACCAAAAATCTCATCAATTAATTTTCCTTTCCCCATTGTTGGATCTACCTCAATGTGCAAATCTTGACAAACTTGACGCAAGCCAGCCTCATCCATTTGAGAAACATCAATACCCGTATATTTCTCAATCGACTCAAACATTGTCAACTTTTGATAAGGTCCTTTGAAATCTATGGTGTTCTCTCCTACCGAAACGGTTGTTTGACCGTGTAGTTTCATTGCAATTTCCTCTAGCAAATCCTCTACCATTTTCATCATCCAGATATAATCTTTGTAAGAAACATACACCTCCATACAAGTAAACTCTGGATTATGTGTTCTATCCATGCCCTCATTGCGGAACATTTTTCCAATTT
It includes:
- a CDS encoding outer membrane beta-barrel protein; this encodes MKLSIIILLLLGSFVHNLSAQTKEEEGRFTASIVAGVNISQIDGDDAWGYRKVGFNGGARGGILFGERMELCTEILFSQKGSVATPNSSRSGNAYTVHMDYIEVPVLFYYKDWQATDAKNRNYMRVMIGGGFSYSQLLNLGIQNSSGLQNNSFSKSDFMFMLDANFFLHRNWGINVRWARSLASIYNDNPAGNRPDYVINRSIIIRLVFKF
- the lysS gene encoding lysine--tRNA ligase: MHQKIDGIIAAGTLGDRQLNDQDVARLENLRGLLDLKINPYPAEKFDVTHYAKDIKQNFEDENEAAFAEVSLAGRIMAKRGKGAVLFAEIQDSTGRIQLFIKRDALCPDEDKDFYNLAVKKLLDLGDYVGVKGSIFKTKMGEISVRVNEFVFLSKSLRPLPIVKRDENGNVFDGFTNPELRYRQRYVDLTVNPEVKDVFVKRSLLLKTMRNFFDNKGWMEVETPILQPIHGGAAARPFETHHNTLDMPLYMRIANELYLKRLIVGGFEGVYEIGKMFRNEGMDRTHNPEFTCMEVYVSYKDYIWMMKMVEDLLEEIAMKLHGQTTVSVGENTIDFKGPYQKLTMFESIEKYTGIDVSQMDEAGLRQVCQDLHIEVDPTMGKGKLIDEIFGEKVEAKLIQPTYITDYPIEMTPLAKKHRSKEGLVERFELFINGKEVANAYSELNDPIDQRERFVDQLALAERGDDEAMVIDEDFLRALEYGMPPTSGLGIGIDRLVMMMTNNSSIQEVLFFPQMKAEVTLVYFLDKNTNRKKGPFRIEGIVNNGVRVHRRASLRLRGDYPKWFSKETPLGNEFVILHISPNLEIIPYN